The Rhodocytophaga rosea genome has a segment encoding these proteins:
- a CDS encoding sugar O-acetyltransferase: protein MKTEKQKMLDGELYDPLDKVLVDERLRTRLLIKELNDTREDQIEERTRILKDLIPNAGTGLWLQPPFYCDYGSYMIVGEKVFFNFNCVVLDVTYVKIGSRTLFGPNVQIYTATHPMDHKERSSGVEYAKPITIGEDVWVGGSAVICPGVTIGDRTIIGAGSVVTKDIPSDVFAAGNPCRVIRHLTPKE from the coding sequence ATGAAAACAGAAAAACAAAAAATGCTGGACGGAGAATTGTATGATCCACTGGACAAAGTACTGGTTGATGAGCGCCTGCGTACCAGGTTGCTTATCAAGGAATTGAATGACACCAGAGAAGATCAGATTGAAGAGCGCACCCGTATTTTAAAGGACTTAATTCCCAATGCAGGAACAGGTTTATGGTTGCAGCCGCCGTTCTATTGCGACTATGGAAGTTATATGATTGTAGGCGAAAAAGTATTTTTCAATTTTAACTGTGTCGTGCTGGATGTAACCTATGTGAAGATCGGCAGCCGGACCTTATTTGGCCCGAATGTTCAGATTTATACAGCTACCCACCCTATGGATCATAAAGAAAGATCATCCGGAGTAGAATATGCCAAACCTATTACCATTGGCGAAGATGTATGGGTAGGAGGCAGTGCCGTGATCTGTCCGGGCGTTACCATTGGTGACCGTACCATTATCGGAGCAGGCAGTGTGGTTACCAAAGATATTCCCTCTGATGTGTTTGCTGCCGGAAATCCTTGCCGGGTGATCAGGCACTTAACGCCAAAAGAATAA